A section of the Chelmon rostratus isolate fCheRos1 chromosome 16, fCheRos1.pri, whole genome shotgun sequence genome encodes:
- the si:dkey-154b15.1 gene encoding uncharacterized protein si:dkey-154b15.1 isoform X3, whose translation MDFPAEATVHLSLFRNETQVREILRSHGFVLTDLSGDQVRVKGSFLKLREVKTSLELLLNSQTKADIKASSSYAINSSDGNRSRLGSRNKPPHASPSSPASSSSWASSSSNNHPTSPEYSTAFSLRPAQRGAVKAETESFVVDADVFEYAERLRKKDVEGILDSHRVTVEVRPVGESCSITVQGKSTRIAVGKLQSLLNDLSKSLCTQEVTLKDLNDEGKALLQRIQKKRDIYNSVLICLKNDRLHLIGPSGESYELKQRLLGRPADRSGRTGRTSDKNPGRRRTSSVPPISQKNTGRDSGAAANPAPAGAAGYTPLKYQDDKQKGAEPEQTSAAPSGSLRRRSHSESRQRKQVERVNGNLQDIENKHPPPKSPKKGLTQLLKFDTNDVKKKLKGLRK comes from the coding sequence ATGGATTTCCCAGCGGAGGCAACGGTACACTTGAGTCTGTTCCgcaatgagacacaggtgagaGAAATCCTCAGGTCACATGGCTTTGTGCTGACAGATCTGAGCGGCGATCAGGTGCGTGTCAAGGGCTcatttttgaaactaagagAGGTAAAGACCTCTTTGGAGCTGCTTCTTAACTCGCAAACCAAAGCTGACATCAAGGCGTCCTCATCCTACGCCATAAACAGCTCAGATGGCAACAGAAGCCGGTTGGGATCCCGGAACAAGCCTCCGCATGCTTCTCCATCTtcacctgcctcctcctcatcttggGCGTCCAGCTCTTCCAACAACCATCCAACCTCTCCAGAGTACAGCACTGCTTTTTCTCTGAGACCGGCCCAGCGTGGCGCCGTCAAGGCAGAAACAGAGTCCTTTGTCGTTGatgcagatgtgtttgagtATGCAGAGCGGCTCAGGAAAAAAGACGTTGAGGGCATTCTGGACAGCCATAGAGTTACAGTGGAAGTGCGTCCAGTTGGCgagagctgcagcatcactgtaCAGGGGAAGAGCACGAGGATAGCTGTCGGTAAACTACAGAGTCTCCTGAATGATCTGAGCAAATCACTTTGCACACAGGAAGTTACTCTGAAGGACCTCAACGATGAAGGCAAAGCTCTTTTACAGAGaatccagaaaaaaagagacatttataACTCAGTGCTCATATGTCTGAAGAATGACAGACTTCACCTCATAGGACCTTCTGGCGAGAGCTACGAGTTAAAGCAGAGGCTGCTGGGGAGGCCGGCCGACCGGTCAGGGCGGACAGGACGGACGTCGGACAAAAAccctgggaggaggaggaccagcTCTGTGCCACCAATCAGTCAAAAGAACACAGGAAGGGATAGCGGTGCCGCCGCTAATCCAgctcctgctggagctgcagggtACACCCCTTTAAAGTACCAGGATGATAAACAGAAAGGTGCTGAACCCGAGCAGACATCTGCTGCTCCTTCAGGATCCCTCAGGAGACGGAGTCACTCTGAGTCCCGCCAAAGAAAACAAGTAGAAAGGGTTAACGGCAACTTGCAAGACATAGAAAACAAACACCCGCCTCCTAAATCACCCAAGAAAGGCCTCACACAGTTACTAAAGTTTGATACAAATGATGTCAAGAAAAAGTTGAAAGGTTTGAGAAAATGA
- the myo1g gene encoding unconventional myosin-Ig yields MAELEGLEFGKSDFVLLDEVTMEQFMENLKLRFEKGRIYTYIGEVVVSVNPYRQMDIYGKETIDAYRGRELYENPPHLYAVSDAAYKAMKRRAKDTCIVISGESGAGKTEASKYIMQYIAAITNPSQREEVESVKNVLLKSNCVLEAFGNAKTNRNDNSSRFGKYMDINFNFNGDPTGGHINNYLLEKSRVVQQQEGERNFHSFYQLLCGGSDEMLASLHLQNDPAFYTFTREGAATATSNNDRSSHKAVMSALEVIGFSQEEINSVYQILSCILLLGNTQFESDGESVQILGLEAVNHISELTDTDPDSVSKSLLYRTVATGGGEVIEKGHTEQEACFGRDAFAKALYERLFGWIVGRINSVIEVKDYNPVLHGKNTVIGVLDIYGFEIFDNNSFEQFCINYCNEKLQQLFIELILRQEQGEYQREGITWQHIDYFNNQIIVDLVEQPHKGIISILDEACLTVGKVTDTVCLDSMDTKLAQHPHYTSRKLSPTDKTMDFQKHFRIRHYAGDVTYSVEGFLDKNKDMLFQDFKRLMYNSANPVLKEMWPDGQLSITEVTKRPLTAATLFKNSIVALVDKLACKEPYYVRCIKPNEMKSPVLFDDARCQHQVAYLGLMENVMVRRAGFAYRQPYARFLQRYKMTCEYTWPHHLMASDREAVETIVTQHGFQDDVAYGHTKLFVRTPRSLFTLEQERAALIPILVLFLQKVWRGALARTRCRRMRAIYAIMGCYKRYKVKAHFWEVERRFANVRTMGDYGKSVEWPTPPAALSQFHNITVMLHRRWWARQIVKNIPPSDMLEVRAKVAALTALSGERKDWGVSRAWERDYLANVRDCPQTSSGFIRVSKELKNKDEYSQVLFSGFCRKVNRFNKSTDRGLLVTDKYVYKLEPKKQNKVLKRLPLDAFTGLSVTSGVDQMVALHTSSQDDVLLCLQRGELCPNQDRVGELVGMLVDHFTRVRKVQFPVKICRSAVQLHMRGKPKSVAVETKPGQTNADFKKSRDGFILLVPAN; encoded by the exons ATGGCGGAGCTGGAGGGGCTGGAGTTTGGGAAGTCAGACTTCGTGCTCCTGGATGAGGTGACGATGGAGCAGTTTATGGAGAATCTGAAGCTGAG GTTTGAGAAAGGCCGAATCTACACCTACATTGGAGAGGTGGTCGTCTCCGTTAACCCATACAGACAGATGGACATCTACGGCAAAGAAACCATTGATGCGTACCGGGGCCGGGAGCTGTATGAAAACCCTCCACACCTGTATGCAGTGTCCGATGCTGCCTACAAGGCCATGAAGAGACGGGCCAAAGATACCTGCATCGTCATATCAG gTGAAAGTGGGGCAGGAAAAACCGAAGCGAGTAAATACATCATGCAGTACATTGCAGCCATCACAAACCCAAGCCAGAGGGAGGAGGTTGAGAG CGTGAAGAATGTGCTGCTCAAGTCCAACTGCGTGCTGGAGGCCTTTGGGAACGCCAAGACAAATCGCAACGACAACTCCAGCCGCTTCGGCAAATACATGGACATCAACTTCAACTTCAATGGCGATCCCACCGGAGGCCACATCAACAACTACCTGCTGGAGAAG TCCAGGGtggtccagcagcaggaaggggAGAGGAACTTCCACTCATTTTACCAG TTACTGTGTGGAGGCTCAGATGAGATGCTGGCATCATTACATCTACAGAATGATCCAGCTTTTTATACGTTTACCAGAGAAGGAGCTGCAACTGCT ACCTCCAACAATGATCGATCGAGCCACAAAGCGGTAATGAGTGCCCTGGAAGTGATCGGTTTCTCTCAAGAGGAGATTAACTCAGTTTATCAGATCCTGTCCTGCATTCTTCTGTTG ggtAATACGCAGTTTGAGAGTGACGGTGAGAGCGTTCAGATCCTGGGACTGGAAGCCGTCAACCACATCTCTGAGCTGACAGACACGGATCCAGACAGCGTTAGCAAGAGCCTGCTGTACCGCACTGTGGCCACTGGGGGCGGCGAGGTCATCGAGAAGGGACACACGGAGCAGGAAGCCTGCTTTGGACGGGACGCTTTCGCCAAG GCTCTATATGAGAGACTTTTCGGCTGGATTGTAGGCCGCATCAACAGTGTCATTGAAGTTAAAGACTACAACCCAGTGCTCCATGGGAAAAACACAGTCATTGGCGTGCTGGATATCTACGGCTTCGAGATCTTTGACAACAACAG CTTTGAACAGTTCTGCATCAATTACTGCAacgagaagctgcagcagctcttcatcGAGCTGATCCTCAGACAGGAACAAGGCGAATACCAGAGAGAGGGCATCACTTGGCAACat ATTGATTACTTCAACAACCAGATCATTGTGGATCTCGTGGAGCAGCCACACAAAGGCATCATCTCCATTTTGGACGAGGCTTGCCTCACTGTTGGTAAAGTTACCGACACGGTCTGCCTGGACAGCATGGACACCAAACTGGCCCAGCACCCCCACTACACCTCCCGCAAG CTCAGCCCCACAGACAAAACCATGGACTTTCAGAAACACTTCCGTATTCGCCACTATGCTGGAGACGTCAC ATATTCTGTCGAGGGgtttttggacaaaaacaaggacATGCTTTTCCAAGATTTCAAGCGTCTCATGTACAACAG TGCCAACCCAGTCCTGAAGGAGATGTGGCCAGATGGTCAGCTGAGCATCACAGAGGTCACCAAGCGACCTCTGACCGCAGCCACCCTCTTCAAGAACTCCATTGTGGCCTTGGTGGATAAACTGGCCTGCAAG gAGCCTTACTATGTGCGATGCATAAAGCCCAACGAGATGAAGTCTCCGGTGTTATTTGACGACGCTCGCTGCCAGCACCAGGTGGCCTACCTTGGCCTGATGGAGAATGTGATGGTGCGCAGGGCAGGCTTTGCCTACAGGCAGCCCTATGCTCGCTTCCTGCAGCG GTATAAGATGACGTGTGAGTACACCTGGCCGCACCACCTGATGGCCTCAGACAGAGAGGCCGTGGAGACCATTGTCACCCAGCACGGTTTCCAGGACGACGTGGCGTACGGACACACCAAGCTGTTTGTCCGAACGCCGCGGTCTCTCTTCACTTTAGAACAGGAGAGAGCCGCCCTCATCCCCATCCTGGTGCTCTTCCTGCAGAAG GTGTGGCGTGGGGCTTTAGCTCGTACGAGGTGCCGGCGTATGAGGGCCATCTATGCCATCATGGGCTGCTATAAGCGCTACAAGGTGAAGGCCCACTTctgggaggtggagaggaggttTGCTAATGTACGAACCATGGGCGACTATGGAAAGAGCGTGGAGTGGCCGACCCCGCCTGCAGCTCTGTCCCAGTTTCACAACATCACAGTCATGCTGCATCGCAG GTGGTGGGCGAGGCAGATCGTGAAGAACATCCCTCCGTCTGACATGCTGGAGGTTCGGGCCAAAGTAGCAGCTCTGACTGCTCtgagtggagagaggaaagactgGGGAGTGAGCAGAGCCTGGGAGAGGGACTACCTGGCCAAC GTGCGAGACTGCCCTCAGACCAGCTCCGGCTTCATCCGTGTGTCCAAGGAGCTGAAGAACAAAGACGAGTACAGCCAGGTCCTCTTCTCCGGCTTCTGTAGGAAG gtGAATAGATTCAACAAAAGCACAGACCGAGGCCTGCTCGTCACTGACAAGTACGTCTACAAATTGGAgccaaagaaacagaacaaGGTTTTGAAGAGGCTTCCTTTAGACGCT TTTACAGGCCTGAGCGTAACCAGCGGGGTTGaccagatggtggcgctacaCACGTCCTCGCAGGATGACgtcctgctgtgtctgcagcGAGGGGAGCTGTGCCCCAACCAGGATCGAGTGGGCGAGCTGGTGGGAATGTTGGTGGACCACTTCACACG